A genomic stretch from Dama dama isolate Ldn47 chromosome 10, ASM3311817v1, whole genome shotgun sequence includes:
- the LOC133063483 gene encoding GTP-binding nuclear protein Ran encodes MAAQGEPQVQFKLVLVGDGGTGKTTFVKRHLTGEFEKKYVATLGVEVHPLVFHTNRGPIKFNVWDTAGQEKFGGLRDGYYIQAQCAIIMFDVTSRVTYKNVPNWHRDLVRVCENIPIVLCGNKVDIKDRKVKAKSIVFHRKKNLQYYDISAKSNYNFEKPFLWLARKLIGDPNLEFVAMPALAPPEVVMDPALAAQYEHDLEVAQTTALPDEDDDL; translated from the coding sequence ATGGCTGCCCAAGGAGAACCCCAAGTTCAGTTCAAACTTGTTTTGGTTGGTGATGGtggtactggaaaaactacattcGTGAAGCGTCATCTGACTGGTGAATTTGAGAAGAAGTATGTAGCTACCTTGGGTGTTGAGGTCCATCCTCTTGTGTTCCATACCAACAGAGGACCTATTAAGTTCAATGTATGGGATACAGCTGGTCAGGAGAAATTTGGTGGACTGAGAGATGGCTATTATATACAAGCTCAGTGTGCCATTATAATGTTTGATGTAACATCAAGAGTTACTTACAAGAATGTGCCTAACTGGCATAGAGATCTGGTACGAGTGTGTGAGAACATCCCAATTGTGTTGTGTGGCAACAAAGTGGATATTAAGGACAGAAAGGTTAAGGCAAAGTCAATTGTCTTCCACCGAAAGAAGAATCTTCAGTACTATGACATTTCTGCCAAAAGTAACTACAACTTTGAAAAGCCCTTCCTCTGGCTTGCTAGAAAATTGATTGGAGACCCTAACTTGGAGTTTGTCGCCATGCCTGCTCTTGCCCCGCCAGAGGTGGTCATGGACCCAGCCTTGGCAGCACAGTACGAGCACGATTTAGAGGTTGCTCAGACAACTGCTCTCCCGGATGAAGATGATGACCTGTGA